In one Streptomyces sp. T12 genomic region, the following are encoded:
- a CDS encoding cytochrome P450, translated as MESHWGESGAADVDGSRLEEMAPEPLLTRDYETRPSLVYERLRQQHGPVAPVDLLGVPAWLVLGYREALQVLQDDDGWPKGLENWRARSEGEVPADWPLGPSLEVNHVLIQGGPGYGTLRTAWDAALKPFQDPGHPQAKRLKAAVTAYADELITLVGQGGGTGVADLSAQFSRPLPLMVASHLLGFPGSQGDDALMDMWRVLDAGPDAEPALERLLATLAELAAVKLKEPGDDFPSYLLAAHPDLSLDELARELFMLLGMTSDHVGILMSNTVVEVISGDGGVRASLSAGMIRETMNRVVMRKPPLVNFVPRFAAKDTELGNYTIRAGDPVWVSSAAAHADPLFADHVAPSSTISTRAHLSWGAGRRQCPARELASTVAAVGVGRLFERFSHLDLALPADQLPWRSSPFMRGLRSLPVRYELASVPERPSASARTSPPERASAPPAALEPTPETAEPVLPDQSARQRSSLWRYLTGLIRAGR; from the coding sequence ATGGAATCCCACTGGGGTGAGAGCGGAGCCGCGGACGTCGACGGCTCCCGGTTGGAGGAGATGGCTCCCGAACCGCTGCTGACCCGCGACTACGAGACGCGCCCTTCGCTCGTGTACGAGCGGCTGAGGCAGCAGCACGGCCCCGTCGCCCCGGTCGACCTGCTGGGTGTGCCCGCCTGGCTGGTCCTCGGCTACCGGGAGGCGCTGCAGGTCCTCCAGGACGACGACGGCTGGCCGAAGGGGCTGGAGAACTGGCGGGCCCGCTCGGAGGGCGAAGTCCCCGCCGACTGGCCGCTCGGGCCGTCCCTGGAGGTCAACCACGTGCTGATCCAGGGCGGTCCCGGATACGGGACGCTGCGGACGGCGTGGGACGCGGCGCTCAAACCCTTCCAGGATCCCGGCCACCCCCAGGCCAAGAGACTGAAGGCGGCCGTCACCGCCTACGCCGACGAGCTGATCACCTTGGTGGGGCAGGGCGGCGGCACGGGCGTGGCGGACCTGTCCGCGCAGTTCTCCCGGCCGCTGCCTCTGATGGTGGCCAGTCATCTGCTCGGCTTCCCTGGTTCCCAGGGCGACGACGCGCTGATGGACATGTGGCGAGTCCTGGACGCGGGCCCGGACGCGGAGCCCGCCCTGGAGCGACTGCTGGCGACGCTCGCGGAACTGGCGGCCGTGAAGCTGAAGGAGCCGGGGGACGACTTCCCCTCCTACCTTCTGGCCGCGCACCCAGACCTGTCCCTCGACGAACTGGCCCGTGAGCTGTTCATGCTGCTCGGCATGACCTCCGACCACGTCGGGATCCTCATGTCCAACACCGTGGTCGAGGTCATCTCCGGTGACGGCGGCGTGCGCGCCAGCCTGTCCGCCGGGATGATCAGGGAGACCATGAACCGGGTGGTCATGCGCAAGCCGCCGCTGGTGAACTTCGTACCGCGCTTCGCCGCCAAGGACACCGAGCTCGGCAACTACACGATCCGGGCCGGCGACCCGGTGTGGGTCTCCTCCGCCGCCGCGCACGCCGACCCGCTCTTCGCCGACCACGTGGCGCCGAGCAGCACCATCAGCACCCGGGCGCACCTGTCCTGGGGTGCGGGCCGCCGCCAGTGCCCGGCCCGCGAGCTCGCGTCGACGGTGGCGGCGGTAGGCGTGGGCCGGCTCTTCGAGCGGTTCTCCCATCTGGACCTCGCCCTCCCGGCCGACCAACTTCCGTGGCGCTCCTCCCCGTTCATGCGCGGCCTGCGCTCACTGCCCGTACGGTACGAACTCGCCTCGGTGCCCGAGCGGCCCTCGGCGTCCGCGCGAACATCGCCACCGGAGCGGGCGTCGGCTCCGCCCGCGGCGCTGGAGCCGACGCCGGAGACGGCCGAGCCGGTGCTGCCGGACCAGTCCGCCCGGCAGCGCTCCTCGCTGTGGCGCTATCTCACGGGCCTGATCCGCGCCGGTCGCTGA
- a CDS encoding ankyrin repeat domain-containing protein, whose product MFIDTTAPPARAAVEAIRTGDVGALQDLLTAHPGLATARLGTMKTARTLLHVATDWPGHLPNGPATVTALVAAGADVNARFTGAHRETPLHWAASTDDVPVLDALLDLGADIEADGAVIGNGTPLADAVAFGQWKSARRLLERGARTTLWQAAALGEADRVAACCTSESDPPTEEDITAALWCACHGGQRRTAGYLLRRGGDVNWVGYDRLTPLDAAHRSGHPTLVAWLRDQGAKSAEELA is encoded by the coding sequence ATGTTCATCGATACGACCGCTCCGCCGGCCCGCGCCGCCGTCGAGGCGATCCGGACCGGCGACGTGGGCGCGTTGCAGGACCTGCTCACCGCTCATCCGGGGCTGGCCACGGCACGGCTGGGCACCATGAAGACCGCGCGGACTCTGTTGCATGTCGCTACTGACTGGCCCGGTCACCTGCCCAACGGTCCCGCGACGGTGACCGCGCTGGTCGCCGCGGGCGCGGACGTGAACGCCCGGTTCACCGGCGCGCACCGCGAGACCCCGCTGCACTGGGCGGCCAGCACCGACGACGTGCCCGTCCTGGACGCCCTGCTCGACCTGGGCGCGGACATCGAGGCCGACGGCGCGGTCATCGGCAACGGCACGCCGCTGGCGGACGCGGTGGCCTTCGGGCAGTGGAAGAGCGCGCGACGACTGCTGGAGCGTGGCGCCCGCACCACCCTGTGGCAGGCCGCCGCCCTCGGCGAGGCCGACCGTGTCGCCGCCTGCTGCACATCCGAGTCCGACCCGCCCACCGAGGAGGACATCACCGCCGCGCTGTGGTGCGCCTGCCACGGCGGGCAACGCCGGACGGCCGGTTACCTGCTGCGACGGGGCGGTGACGTGAACTGGGTCGGCTACGACCGGCTGACCCCACTCGACGCCGCCCACCGCTCCGGCCATCCCACGCTGGTCGCATGGCTGCGCGATCAGGGAGCGAAGTCCGCCGAGGAGTTGGCCTGA
- a CDS encoding iron ABC transporter permease, with protein sequence MPGASRVSVVPLVLGLGLLLLVSLVCGVGLGAAGIGWGDVFRLLGAGLTGGTIDARDVAAYTIVWEIRLPRVVLGAVVGAGLASVGVAVQAMVRNALADPFVLGISSGAAVGANAVILLGAFAGLGVWALSLSAFGSALAATALVYAVARSPHGLTPLRLILTGTALAYGFEAVTTVMVFGAARGEAARSAMMWLLGSLGGATWAQVPLAAVTVAAGWTWLRWRAEALNALAMGDETSAALGVQPARLRRELFLVTAAVTGTVVAVSGAIGFVGLMVPHVVRMLVGADHRRVLAVAPLAGAVLLVWADLLSRLLLAPAELPVGVITAVVGVPAFLLLMRRGGYAFGGR encoded by the coding sequence CTGCCCGGTGCGTCACGCGTATCCGTGGTGCCGCTGGTCCTCGGGCTGGGGCTGCTCCTGCTCGTCTCACTCGTGTGCGGCGTGGGGCTCGGCGCCGCCGGGATCGGGTGGGGAGATGTCTTCCGGCTGCTCGGGGCGGGGTTGACCGGCGGGACCATCGACGCCCGGGACGTCGCCGCGTACACCATCGTCTGGGAGATCCGGCTGCCGCGTGTCGTGCTCGGTGCCGTCGTCGGGGCCGGGCTCGCGTCGGTCGGGGTGGCGGTGCAGGCGATGGTGCGCAACGCGCTCGCCGATCCGTTCGTGCTCGGCATCTCCTCGGGCGCCGCGGTGGGCGCCAACGCCGTGATCCTGCTGGGGGCGTTCGCCGGGCTCGGGGTCTGGGCGCTGTCCCTGTCGGCCTTCGGGTCGGCCCTCGCGGCGACGGCGCTGGTGTACGCCGTGGCCCGGTCGCCGCACGGCCTCACCCCGCTGCGGCTGATCCTGACCGGGACGGCACTGGCGTACGGCTTCGAGGCCGTCACCACCGTCATGGTGTTCGGCGCGGCCCGGGGTGAGGCGGCACGGTCGGCGATGATGTGGCTGCTCGGGAGCCTGGGCGGCGCGACCTGGGCCCAGGTGCCGCTCGCCGCGGTGACCGTGGCGGCCGGGTGGACGTGGCTGCGGTGGCGGGCCGAGGCGCTCAACGCCCTCGCCATGGGGGACGAGACGTCCGCCGCGCTCGGCGTCCAACCGGCTCGGCTGCGCAGGGAGTTGTTCCTCGTCACCGCCGCCGTGACGGGAACCGTGGTCGCGGTCAGCGGGGCCATCGGGTTCGTCGGGCTGATGGTGCCGCATGTCGTACGGATGCTGGTCGGCGCCGATCACCGGCGGGTGCTGGCCGTGGCGCCCCTCGCCGGGGCCGTGCTGCTGGTCTGGGCGGACCTGCTCTCACGACTCCTCCTCGCCCCCGCCGAACTGCCCGTCGGAGTGATCACGGCCGTCGTCGGAGTGCCCGCGTTTCTGCTGCTGATGCGGCGCGGCGGCTATGCGTTCGGAGGTCGGTGA
- a CDS encoding ABC transporter ATP-binding protein, whose translation MRLDIEGITVEAAGARLVDDIELAVGSGAFVGLVGPNGSGKSTLLRCVYRALRPTGGAVRLDGDDVHTMAPRAAARVLAALPQESSAEFDFTVAELVAMGRLPHQGRTAASDREICAAAMDRTGVAHLADRGFLALSGGEKQRVLIARALAQQPKVLVLDEPTNHLDIAHQLDVLSLVRASGLTVLAALHDLNLAAAHCDVLYVIEGGRVVACGAPHEVLQPVLLAEVFGVRAHPVRHPETGVVQLLFDLLPQGSTCASS comes from the coding sequence ATGCGGCTCGACATCGAGGGGATCACGGTCGAGGCCGCCGGGGCGCGACTGGTCGACGACATCGAACTCGCCGTGGGCAGTGGGGCGTTCGTCGGCCTCGTCGGCCCGAACGGCAGCGGCAAGTCCACGCTGCTGCGGTGCGTGTACCGGGCGCTGCGTCCGACCGGGGGCGCGGTGCGGCTCGACGGGGACGACGTGCACACCATGGCGCCGCGGGCCGCCGCCCGGGTGCTGGCCGCGCTGCCGCAGGAGTCGTCGGCCGAGTTCGACTTCACCGTCGCCGAGCTCGTGGCCATGGGGCGCCTCCCGCACCAAGGCCGTACGGCCGCCTCCGACCGGGAGATCTGCGCGGCGGCCATGGACCGCACCGGCGTCGCCCACCTCGCCGACCGCGGGTTCCTGGCCCTGTCCGGCGGCGAGAAGCAGCGCGTGCTCATCGCCCGCGCACTCGCCCAGCAACCGAAGGTGCTCGTCCTCGACGAGCCCACCAACCACCTCGACATCGCCCACCAGTTGGACGTGCTGTCCCTGGTGCGGGCCAGCGGCCTGACCGTGCTGGCCGCCCTGCACGACCTCAACCTGGCCGCCGCGCACTGCGACGTCCTGTACGTCATCGAGGGCGGCCGGGTCGTCGCCTGCGGCGCCCCGCACGAGGTCCTTCAACCCGTCCTGCTCGCCGAGGTGTTCGGGGTCCGTGCCCATCCGGTACGGCACCCGGAGACCGGCGTGGTCCAGCTCCTGTTCGACCTCCTGCCTCAAGGATCCACATGCGCAAGCTCATAG
- a CDS encoding ABC transporter substrate-binding protein, which produces MRKLIATALCLAATVTATGCGATVEKSADSKSSAVTLTNCGRKVTFDKVPDRVVTNDVGITELMFALGLEDRMAGFAMPDDKGELSGVPWKDGYDKVKWLSKDQLTKENALDARADLVFAGWNYGFREDSGFTPDALKKLGIPSYVLTESCHSGRTETSRGIMPPLDALYTDLTNLGKLFGVEKRAAALIADFKKQVAEVHAKAPAGADRPKVFLYDSGQDQPFTSGRYAAPEQIISEAGGTNVMHDVQDSWTTVGWESVVQRDPDVIVICDYGDVSAEQKRKFLLSYAPLRNVSAVKHQRIFVLDYVDLVESPRNPSAIARLGTYLRKVAEER; this is translated from the coding sequence ATGCGCAAGCTCATAGCCACGGCCCTCTGCCTCGCCGCGACCGTCACCGCGACGGGCTGCGGAGCCACCGTGGAGAAGTCGGCGGACTCCAAGTCCTCCGCGGTCACCCTCACCAACTGCGGCCGCAAGGTCACCTTCGACAAGGTGCCCGACCGCGTGGTCACCAACGACGTCGGCATCACCGAGCTGATGTTCGCGCTCGGTCTGGAGGACCGCATGGCCGGGTTCGCCATGCCCGACGACAAGGGTGAGCTGAGCGGCGTGCCGTGGAAGGACGGCTACGACAAGGTGAAGTGGCTGTCGAAGGACCAGCTCACCAAGGAGAACGCCCTCGACGCCCGCGCCGACCTCGTCTTCGCCGGCTGGAACTACGGCTTCCGCGAGGACAGCGGCTTCACCCCCGACGCCCTGAAGAAGCTCGGCATCCCCTCGTACGTCCTCACCGAGTCCTGCCACAGCGGCCGCACCGAGACCTCGCGCGGCATCATGCCGCCCCTGGACGCCCTCTACACCGACCTCACCAACCTCGGGAAGCTGTTCGGCGTCGAGAAGCGGGCCGCCGCTCTGATCGCCGACTTCAAGAAGCAGGTCGCCGAGGTGCACGCGAAGGCCCCCGCGGGCGCCGACCGGCCGAAGGTGTTCCTGTACGACAGCGGGCAGGACCAGCCCTTCACCTCCGGCCGCTACGCCGCCCCCGAGCAGATCATCAGCGAGGCCGGCGGGACCAACGTCATGCACGACGTCCAGGACTCCTGGACCACCGTGGGCTGGGAGAGCGTCGTACAGCGCGACCCGGACGTCATCGTGATCTGCGACTACGGGGACGTGAGCGCCGAGCAGAAGAGGAAGTTCCTCCTCTCCTACGCGCCTCTGCGCAACGTCTCCGCCGTCAAGCACCAGCGGATCTTCGTCCTCGACTACGTCGACCTGGTCGAGAGCCCCCGCAACCCGTCGGCCATCGCCCGGCTCGGCACCTATCTGCGCAAGGTCGCCGAGGAGCGCTGA
- a CDS encoding isocyanide synthase family protein: MLLTTAPDTLPKTLGAEILNLLLPHHRTTDPARASAEEFPHQLRRITDFVREGAPIVFTLPGFPCKSPNPAKTLGHLPDMGERLSLTFLDTLCARIERLHPPGARVVICSDGHVFGDLIRVPDHDIDAYSDELRALIGQSDLRRLSVFDLRDVLGDLPHDTKRAHVHDRYAPTLQALRTEVRTDAPTLALYRGITRFLVEDTAGFTGTRSALQRECRRRAYGVIQRSRAWGDLIADHHPRAVRLSIHPQPAGAPKFGIRLLDAPDAPDAWTTPWHSAALREPDGTWTLMPRARAERLGRLVHRDGRPSHFERSRADGQRSSATLRR; the protein is encoded by the coding sequence ATGCTGCTGACGACCGCACCGGACACCCTCCCCAAGACCCTCGGCGCGGAGATCCTGAACCTGCTCCTGCCGCACCACCGCACGACCGACCCGGCCCGTGCCTCGGCCGAGGAGTTCCCCCATCAACTGCGCCGGATCACCGACTTCGTCCGCGAGGGCGCCCCCATCGTCTTCACCCTGCCCGGCTTCCCCTGCAAGTCACCCAACCCGGCCAAGACCCTGGGCCACCTCCCCGACATGGGCGAACGCCTCTCCCTCACGTTCCTCGACACACTCTGCGCGCGGATCGAGCGGCTCCACCCGCCGGGCGCCCGCGTCGTCATCTGCTCCGACGGTCATGTCTTCGGCGACCTGATCCGCGTCCCCGACCACGACATCGACGCCTACTCCGACGAACTGCGCGCGCTCATCGGGCAGTCGGACCTGCGCCGCCTCTCCGTCTTCGACCTGCGCGACGTCCTCGGCGACCTCCCCCACGACACCAAACGCGCCCACGTCCACGACCGCTACGCCCCCACGCTTCAGGCCCTGCGCACCGAGGTCCGCACCGACGCCCCCACCCTCGCCCTGTACCGGGGCATCACCCGCTTCCTTGTCGAGGACACCGCCGGCTTCACCGGTACCCGCTCCGCCCTCCAACGCGAGTGCCGCAGGCGGGCGTACGGCGTCATCCAGCGCAGCCGCGCCTGGGGCGACCTGATCGCCGACCACCATCCGCGCGCCGTACGCCTGTCGATCCACCCCCAGCCGGCCGGCGCCCCCAAGTTCGGCATCCGCCTCCTCGACGCCCCCGACGCCCCCGACGCCTGGACCACCCCCTGGCACTCCGCCGCCCTGCGCGAGCCGGACGGCACCTGGACGCTCATGCCCCGGGCCAGGGCGGAGCGGCTCGGCCGCCTGGTCCACCGCGACGGCAGACCGAGCCACTTCGAGCGGTCCCGCGCCGACGGTCAGCGCTCCTCGGCGACCTTGCGCAGATAG
- a CDS encoding cytochrome P450, protein MTVQDQEPLPGVDPQQPLPDPVPLMGCPYKSNPYPLYERMREAGPVHRVLFPSGVQAWLVTGYEAAHAALNDERLGKNHDRGNDRWRARASIMPEPQHSQLQAHLLHQDPPVHTRMRRFVTDAFTPRRVEQLRPRLQELADALVDALPETGPADLVAGFAAHFPFQALAEVIGLPGELAARFDRDWGKVVQPVGPTDPGRPLYEARLHGLQSYIAEVVAHKRDRGDDDLLSRLVVARDRGELTQEELDSMIFQLLVAGQEPVTNQLTTALIALFRHPGRLVRLRDDPGLMPRAVEELLRHDSAFELTTWRFFDQDSDLHGTEVPAGDSVIVSLCAANRDPRRFPDPDTLDLDRSPNPHLAFGHGIHFCPGAALARAELQIALGTLLARLPGLHLAIRDEDIEWIPAVLGRGTNHLPVGYDRRL, encoded by the coding sequence ATGACCGTCCAGGACCAGGAACCCCTCCCGGGCGTGGACCCGCAGCAGCCGCTCCCCGACCCGGTCCCGCTGATGGGCTGCCCCTACAAGAGCAACCCCTACCCCCTCTACGAGCGGATGCGCGAGGCCGGACCGGTCCACCGTGTCCTCTTCCCCAGCGGCGTTCAGGCCTGGCTCGTCACCGGTTACGAGGCCGCCCACGCCGCCCTGAACGACGAGCGCCTCGGCAAGAACCACGACCGGGGCAACGACCGCTGGCGGGCCCGCGCCTCGATCATGCCCGAGCCGCAGCACTCCCAGCTCCAGGCCCATCTCCTCCACCAGGACCCGCCGGTCCACACCCGCATGCGGCGCTTCGTGACGGATGCCTTCACGCCGCGCCGAGTCGAGCAACTGAGGCCGCGGCTGCAGGAGTTGGCCGACGCGCTCGTCGACGCCCTACCGGAGACCGGGCCCGCCGACCTGGTCGCCGGCTTCGCCGCCCACTTCCCCTTCCAGGCCCTCGCCGAAGTCATCGGCCTGCCGGGGGAGTTGGCCGCGCGCTTCGACCGCGACTGGGGCAAGGTCGTCCAGCCGGTCGGGCCGACGGATCCGGGGCGGCCGTTGTACGAGGCCCGTCTGCACGGTCTGCAGAGCTATATCGCAGAGGTCGTCGCGCACAAGCGGGACCGCGGCGACGACGACCTGCTGAGCCGCCTCGTCGTGGCCCGTGACCGGGGCGAACTGACCCAGGAGGAGCTGGACTCGATGATTTTCCAGCTGCTGGTCGCGGGCCAGGAACCGGTCACGAACCAGCTCACCACGGCCCTGATCGCCCTGTTCCGCCACCCCGGCCGGCTCGTCCGACTGCGCGACGACCCGGGCCTCATGCCCCGCGCGGTCGAGGAACTCCTGCGCCACGACAGCGCCTTCGAGCTGACCACCTGGCGCTTTTTCGACCAGGACAGCGACCTGCACGGCACCGAGGTCCCGGCGGGCGACTCGGTGATCGTCTCCCTGTGCGCCGCCAACCGGGACCCGCGCCGCTTCCCCGACCCCGACACCCTCGACCTCGACCGCAGCCCCAACCCCCACCTCGCCTTCGGCCACGGCATCCACTTCTGCCCCGGCGCGGCCCTCGCCCGCGCCGAACTCCAGATCGCCCTCGGCACCCTGCTCGCACGGCTCCCCGGACTGCACCTCGCCATCAGGGACGAGGACATCGAGTGGATCCCGGCCGTCCTGGGCCGCGGCACCAACCACCTGCCCGTCGGATACGACCGACGGCTGTGA
- the asnB gene encoding asparagine synthase (glutamine-hydrolyzing), translated as MCGITGWASFHHDARTQAPVIEAMTATLAPRGPDAGGVWLGERAAIGHRRLAVIDVAGGVQPMTDRPDTPTVVLSYSGEVYNHHELRAELVGRGHVFRTRSDTEVVLRAYIEWGEAAADHLDGMFAFAVWDERAQRLLLVRDRLGVKPLFWAAVEGGLAFASEPKALFAHPEIRPRVDADGLREAYSLLFNTGPTVWSGVREVEPGGLLVLDRDGVRERRYWQLEAGAHEDDRDATVDRIGTLVSKAARSRLEADVPLCSLLSGGIDSTVLTALLADELRLREGPDARLRSYAVDYSDQAEQFTGDVLRTGHDTPYATEAGAFIGTDHSTVVLDPRALLDPEHRKAVVVARDSPIGVGDMDTSLYLLFGEIRRHSTVALSGEAADEVFGGYPWFHNPKALAADTFPWLLVTGDEAAMPLNPELGLRIGEFRDDTYRTALAAVPHLDGETPAEHRQREMQHLSLTRWLRQLLHRKDRLSMAQGLEVRVPYCDHRLVQYAFDAPWALKSFDGREKSLLRAAGTGLAPHSVLHRPKNHYPATHHPDYNRGLQGLARDALSLEQVRSLADETRIKPCLDTPPEHLEWGHRLRLERVVDLALWLDHHRPELAL; from the coding sequence ATGTGCGGAATCACCGGCTGGGCGTCCTTCCACCACGACGCCCGCACCCAGGCCCCGGTCATCGAGGCCATGACCGCCACCCTCGCCCCCCGCGGCCCCGACGCGGGCGGCGTCTGGCTCGGCGAGCGCGCCGCGATCGGACACCGGCGCCTGGCCGTCATCGATGTCGCGGGCGGCGTCCAGCCGATGACCGACCGCCCCGACACGCCGACAGTGGTCCTCAGTTACAGCGGCGAGGTCTACAACCACCACGAGCTGCGCGCCGAACTCGTGGGCCGCGGACATGTGTTCCGCACACGCAGCGACACCGAGGTCGTGTTGCGCGCCTACATTGAGTGGGGCGAGGCAGCGGCCGACCACCTGGACGGGATGTTCGCGTTCGCCGTCTGGGACGAGCGTGCCCAGCGGCTGCTCCTCGTCCGCGACCGGCTCGGCGTCAAACCGCTGTTCTGGGCGGCCGTCGAGGGAGGCCTGGCCTTCGCCTCCGAGCCCAAGGCGCTCTTCGCGCACCCTGAGATACGGCCCCGGGTGGACGCGGACGGGCTCCGGGAGGCGTACAGCCTGCTGTTCAACACCGGGCCGACGGTGTGGTCCGGCGTACGGGAGGTCGAGCCGGGCGGCCTGCTCGTCCTGGACCGGGACGGTGTTCGCGAGCGCCGCTACTGGCAGCTGGAGGCCGGTGCACACGAGGACGACCGGGACGCGACCGTGGACCGGATCGGCACCCTGGTCAGTAAGGCCGCCCGCAGCCGGCTGGAGGCCGATGTCCCGCTGTGCAGCCTGCTGTCCGGCGGTATCGACTCCACCGTCCTGACCGCCCTGCTCGCCGACGAACTCCGCCTGCGCGAAGGCCCGGACGCCCGGCTCCGCTCCTACGCCGTCGACTACAGCGACCAGGCCGAGCAGTTCACCGGCGACGTCCTGCGCACCGGCCACGACACCCCGTACGCCACCGAGGCGGGCGCCTTCATCGGCACCGACCACAGCACGGTCGTACTGGACCCGCGTGCGCTGCTGGACCCCGAGCACCGCAAAGCCGTCGTCGTGGCCCGGGACTCGCCGATCGGGGTCGGCGACATGGACACCTCGCTGTATCTGCTGTTCGGCGAGATACGGCGGCACTCCACCGTCGCCCTGTCCGGCGAGGCCGCCGACGAGGTCTTCGGCGGTTACCCCTGGTTCCACAACCCCAAGGCGCTCGCCGCCGACACCTTCCCCTGGCTGCTGGTCACCGGCGACGAGGCCGCCATGCCGCTCAACCCCGAACTCGGCCTGCGCATCGGCGAGTTCCGCGACGACACCTACCGCACTGCCCTGGCCGCCGTGCCCCACCTCGACGGCGAGACCCCCGCCGAGCATCGGCAACGCGAGATGCAGCACCTGTCCCTGACCCGCTGGCTGCGCCAACTCCTGCACCGCAAGGACCGGTTGAGCATGGCGCAGGGCCTGGAGGTGCGCGTCCCTTACTGCGACCACCGACTCGTGCAGTACGCCTTCGACGCGCCCTGGGCGCTGAAGAGCTTCGACGGCCGGGAGAAGAGCCTCCTGCGCGCCGCCGGAACGGGGCTGGCTCCCCACTCGGTCCTGCACCGGCCCAAGAACCACTACCCGGCCACCCACCACCCCGACTACAACCGGGGCCTGCAGGGCCTGGCCCGCGACGCCCTGTCCCTCGAACAGGTCCGCTCGCTGGCCGACGAGACCCGCATCAAGCCCTGCCTCGACACCCCGCCCGAGCACCTGGAGTGGGGCCACCGACTCCGCCTCGAACGCGTCGTCGACCTCGCCCTGTGGCTCGACCACCACCGGCCCGAACTCGCCCTCTGA
- a CDS encoding MFS transporter, with product MRDRWVLVAVAGALSFVAMLDMNIVNVALADIAEGLHVSTATAQWAVLGYQLPVVALLLPVGRWLDGAGTRSALLAATAGFALCSALAALSPWAAWLIAARVGQGVCAAVLFVLMPVLAIRAVRPEARGRAMSVPATLGPLGAVTGPAVGGLLLDQLGWRWVFLVKIPFCLLVLAVAWKAMPRDGGLRGPDRRSLADALSVAGGLAVLLLALTLGSGEPPWFLLAAAAVPPLWWWLRGPGGRPVTAVLRAAGLFRAHGAVLALAAGFAAMYYVVALHLQQDEGVSATATGLTVLAFPLGMGLAGPLGGRLADLPHSRLRSSGGTPIGCRRVAVTGAVLTAAGLLLLIPLGDGWTPLDVAWRLALAGVGMGLNGGPTQALILGAAPAERTATVGSTVQVARSLGFTLGPALATAAWALAGPGTGARAGLTLAAAAACLAVPLLALPGRRAAAAPERTTDTVPT from the coding sequence GTGAGGGACCGCTGGGTTCTCGTGGCGGTGGCGGGCGCGCTGTCGTTCGTGGCGATGCTCGACATGAACATCGTGAACGTGGCGCTGGCCGACATCGCCGAGGGCCTGCACGTCTCGACCGCCACGGCGCAGTGGGCGGTGCTGGGGTACCAACTCCCGGTCGTGGCCCTGCTGTTGCCGGTCGGCCGGTGGCTGGACGGCGCGGGGACGCGGTCCGCGCTGCTGGCGGCGACCGCCGGCTTCGCGCTCTGCAGCGCTCTGGCCGCACTCTCTCCCTGGGCGGCCTGGCTGATCGCGGCCCGCGTCGGGCAGGGCGTGTGCGCGGCGGTGCTGTTCGTGCTGATGCCGGTGCTGGCGATCCGTGCCGTACGGCCCGAGGCGCGCGGCAGGGCGATGAGCGTGCCCGCGACGCTCGGCCCGCTGGGCGCGGTGACCGGCCCGGCGGTGGGCGGGCTGCTGCTGGACCAGCTGGGCTGGCGCTGGGTCTTCCTGGTCAAGATTCCGTTCTGTCTGCTGGTGTTGGCCGTCGCCTGGAAGGCGATGCCCAGGGACGGTGGGTTGCGCGGGCCCGACCGGCGGTCACTGGCTGACGCGCTGTCGGTGGCCGGGGGCTTGGCCGTGCTCCTGCTCGCCCTGACCCTGGGATCCGGGGAACCGCCGTGGTTCCTGCTCGCGGCCGCCGCCGTACCTCCGTTGTGGTGGTGGCTGCGCGGGCCGGGTGGCCGTCCCGTGACCGCTGTCCTGCGGGCGGCCGGGCTGTTCCGGGCCCACGGCGCGGTGCTGGCGCTGGCGGCCGGTTTCGCGGCCATGTACTACGTCGTCGCCCTCCACCTCCAGCAGGACGAGGGCGTCAGCGCCACCGCGACCGGGCTGACCGTGCTCGCCTTCCCGCTCGGCATGGGGCTGGCCGGGCCGCTCGGCGGACGGCTCGCCGACCTCCCCCACTCTCGGCTGCGCTCAAGCGGGGGGACTCCTATCGGCTGCCGGCGGGTCGCGGTCACCGGTGCCGTGCTCACCGCGGCCGGACTGCTCCTGCTGATCCCGCTCGGCGACGGCTGGACGCCGCTCGACGTGGCCTGGCGGCTGGCGCTGGCCGGTGTCGGCATGGGCCTCAACGGCGGTCCGACGCAGGCCCTGATCCTGGGCGCGGCCCCAGCGGAGAGGACCGCCACCGTCGGCTCGACGGTGCAGGTGGCCCGCAGCCTCGGCTTCACCCTCGGCCCCGCCCTGGCCACCGCAGCCTGGGCCCTGGCCGGGCCCGGCACCGGCGCGCGGGCCGGGCTGACCCTGGCCGCGGCTGCCGCTTGTCTCGCCGTACCACTGCTCGCCCTGCCCGGCCGACGGGCCGCCGCGGCGCCCGAGCGGACCACCGACACCGTCCCGACCTGA